The Candidatus Aegiribacteria sp. genome includes the window TCTTACATCGAATATTTCCTGAAGCGTGATCTTGATCTTGATCTCAACGAGTTTGCCAGAGTCGTTCTTTCGGACTACCTTTCGATTCAGCCGGAAGAGAGGGTGGTTATAGGTTTCGAGGAACAGAACATAGGTATATACCTGAAAATTGCAGCACATCTAAGGCGTATTGGAGCGTACTATAGAACACTGGTCAGCAATCCTGTCCTCGCAAGAGAAATGCTGTTCGATCTTCCTGAAAAGGAAGTGGAGATATTCTACAAAGGTATTGCTGAGACGGTGGACTGGGCAGATGTCTGGATAGACATCAAACGATCTGCAATTTCAGATAAAGAAGGAGTTTCGAAAAAGAGGCTTGATTTCTTTACAGAAACACGGAGGCAAGCTCTTATAGGCATCAATGAGAAAGCGGGCATGAGAGCTATTGTCATATCCATACCTAGATTCGAAGAAAGATTCCACACGGACCCTGATGCACTTGAAAAGCTGACCATGTTCTGGAAAGCTGCTTCAGTAAGCGCCGGCGAGTTCAGTACTGCCCGTGATCTTGCAGAAAGAATACGGAAATATGAGACTTTCACTATACACACAGGCAATGACAATGTACTGCATGTTTCTGTAGATCGTGAAAAGTTCATTATAGATGCAGGACCATTCTCTTCATCGGAAATTAACAATGTGTCCTGTATTCCATCCGGGGAGATCACGTTCGTTCCTGTTATGTCAACAATTTCAGGAAGCATATACATGGACTACTGCGAATTGGATTATGCAGAGGCAAGAGGAATTAACCTCCAGGTAGAAAACGGCATCGTTACGGACTGCCGGATTGAAAGCGGCGATAAGCGGCTTGAAGAATACTTCAGAACAGCTGACCGTCAGGAGAAGACAATAAGTCAGGTCGGCTTCGGGCTGAATCCCGCAGCCAGCTCGGTGTCATACATCCCAAAACTCGACACCAAGGTTTTCGGAAGCTTTCATCTTTCTTTCGGAGACAATCGAGCTGTTGGAGGAGATATCACTGGATACACAGGCTGGGATATCATTACCGAGAAACCAAAAGTAACCAGCAATAATGACATTATATTGAATAATGGTGTATTTCAAATATAATATTTACTGCAGTGCCCTACTCTCCCAGAAGGTGGCCCAACCAAGGAGCTTGTCCGATAATGTGCATCGAGCAGAAGAGCCTCACGGCCGGTTAGTACTGCTCGGCTGAACACATTACTGTGCTTACACCTGCAGCCTATCAAACTCATAATTTCTAAGTCTTCTCATGATGATAGGTAGTACGGAGCTATTCCCGATACAGCTGCCAGAAGGATAGTGATGAATACAACCCGTTTTCCAATTTTTTCATCAACCGCACTTTCCTCAAACATGAAGCCCAGCCGGGTTGGAATAAACATCACCATACAGCAGATAAGCACTGTAAGGAAATGCTTGCCGGGCAGGAGAATTGTTCCATCCCCTACAATCCCGGGTGCGGTATCAGACAATTGTCCGAATATAGTCAACTGCGTATCCCAGATCACGGTTGCCAGGACGAGACCCGAGAAAAATAGAGAGAAATTATAGAATATCTTCAGGGAGTGCTTCTCTTTTTTTACTATCGTAGGGGCCTGGACAAAAGCGAACATAACGGCCATTTCCTTGATAAAAAGGGGCGCTATGAATAGCAACAGCAGGGGGGAGGACCATCCGCCTTTAAAGCCGAATGCGCAGAATGCGTAGTATCCGGCGTATGAGACCATAACGAAGTGCAGATATATGACGATTAAGATTAAATGGTTTTTCGAACGGCTGAATGGAGTATGCCTGATCTTGGAAAAGACAGCGGGAGTCTCCAGTGCAAGAGCAGCTATAATTAATACACCGAGCCAGGGCACATAGAATCCTTTCTCACCGGGATAACCAGCAGCAGAGATCAGGGGTTTCAGAGATTTCGCGTATACGAATGCCATTACGATATATCCTAAATTGTATAGGACACCGGCACTGGAAAGAACTTCTTTCCTGATCATTTTGAATGTTTTATTCATTCTATTCTCCGTAAGAAAGGTAAGTCCGACCTTACGTAAAAACCCCCGGGAGGGTTGGAGACCCGGGGGTTTCTCTTAGCGAAATTAAAGCCGGCAGTGTCCTACTCT containing:
- a CDS encoding winged helix-turn-helix domain-containing protein, with the protein product MKGLDIVSDFSKLQLLSNKYAFQILKELQKMPQSGVQLAEKLGMKTPRVIYYLKKLEHSGFARQIAHKPVRGNREKFYCAVAQDFLLSAGLEETSESDSGMNSSLNNSYIEYFLKRDLDLDLNEFARVVLSDYLSIQPEERVVIGFEEQNIGIYLKIAAHLRRIGAYYRTLVSNPVLAREMLFDLPEKEVEIFYKGIAETVDWADVWIDIKRSAISDKEGVSKKRLDFFTETRRQALIGINEKAGMRAIVISIPRFEERFHTDPDALEKLTMFWKAASVSAGEFSTARDLAERIRKYETFTIHTGNDNVLHVSVDREKFIIDAGPFSSSEINNVSCIPSGEITFVPVMSTISGSIYMDYCELDYAEARGINLQVENGIVTDCRIESGDKRLEEYFRTADRQEKTISQVGFGLNPAASSVSYIPKLDTKVFGSFHLSFGDNRAVGGDITGYTGWDIITEKPKVTSNNDIILNNGVFQI